The Paenibacillus sp. MBLB1832 genome has a window encoding:
- a CDS encoding ABC transporter substrate-binding protein, whose translation MSKMKKLNTIALAVSLPALLLSACSKSGTETETKAPASSSAATTAAPAKKLEPREISIYFAGPTAQKDVQLVEEEINKITKEKINATVKINHLGWGDYPQKTNLMIASGEPFDLMFTSGNDLSINVAKGAYVALNDPANNLLEKYGKDILKSMNPKLLSGTTIKGLNYALPTQKEMASMQGLFLRKDLVEKYKLDLKTIKKLEDIEPFLQQVKAGESADVIPFQASSNLLNLLPYENIGGFTSPGVISKTEKTPKVVNIFETAEMKDMFKLFYNWNQKGYFQKDPGTNTNLKAQTDEGLVAARWSQLKPGGDLEASNNSKKPLIQVEFSQPYVATYDLNNSMLAVSRTSKDPERAVMFLNLMHSDPRIVNLMDFGIEGKHYVKVPGKDNVIKVPDGFATSKDTGYYPGNTWQVGNQFLTYLFQNEDPQKWEKFKAFNAAGIASPILGFTYNSDSTKNEEAALASVYKSYIDGLSGGVLDPDKYLPEFNDKLKKAGSDKVIAEKQRQIDEFMKSKK comes from the coding sequence ATGAGTAAAATGAAAAAACTTAACACAATTGCATTAGCTGTATCGTTACCAGCACTGCTTCTATCCGCTTGTTCGAAATCGGGTACAGAAACAGAAACAAAAGCACCTGCATCTTCATCGGCAGCAACAACTGCGGCACCTGCCAAAAAATTGGAACCGCGTGAAATATCGATTTATTTCGCGGGACCTACTGCACAGAAAGATGTGCAACTGGTTGAGGAAGAAATCAACAAGATTACAAAAGAGAAGATTAATGCTACGGTAAAAATCAATCACTTGGGCTGGGGAGATTATCCGCAAAAGACGAACTTGATGATTGCTTCCGGTGAGCCTTTTGATCTTATGTTTACTTCGGGTAACGATCTAAGTATCAATGTGGCCAAAGGCGCTTATGTTGCTTTAAACGATCCAGCTAATAATTTGTTGGAGAAATACGGTAAAGATATTTTAAAGTCAATGAATCCAAAGTTATTAAGCGGCACAACGATTAAAGGGTTGAATTATGCGCTTCCTACTCAAAAAGAAATGGCGTCCATGCAAGGCTTGTTTTTACGCAAAGACCTTGTAGAAAAGTATAAATTGGATCTGAAAACGATCAAAAAACTGGAAGATATTGAGCCATTCCTGCAGCAAGTAAAAGCGGGTGAATCTGCGGATGTCATTCCATTTCAAGCAAGCTCTAATTTACTCAATTTGCTTCCTTATGAAAATATCGGCGGATTTACAAGCCCAGGTGTCATTTCCAAAACAGAAAAAACCCCTAAGGTTGTCAATATTTTTGAAACAGCTGAAATGAAAGATATGTTCAAATTGTTTTACAACTGGAATCAAAAGGGGTATTTCCAAAAAGATCCAGGCACGAATACGAATCTGAAAGCACAAACGGACGAAGGACTCGTCGCAGCAAGATGGTCACAACTTAAACCAGGCGGAGACCTAGAAGCAAGTAATAATAGCAAAAAGCCGCTCATTCAGGTCGAATTTTCACAGCCATATGTAGCAACCTATGACCTAAACAACTCCATGCTTGCCGTTTCCAGAACGTCAAAGGATCCAGAGAGAGCGGTTATGTTCTTGAACCTGATGCATAGTGATCCGCGTATCGTCAATCTGATGGACTTTGGGATTGAAGGTAAGCACTACGTGAAGGTTCCTGGTAAAGATAACGTGATCAAGGTCCCTGATGGCTTCGCAACTTCGAAGGACACAGGATATTACCCTGGAAACACTTGGCAAGTGGGGAATCAGTTCTTGACTTACCTGTTCCAAAATGAAGATCCACAGAAATGGGAAAAGTTCAAAGCATTCAACGCAGCTGGCATAGCATCACCGATTCTTGGCTTCACATATAACAGCGATAGCACGAAAAATGAAGAGGCTGCTTTAGCAAGTGTCTATAAATCCTATATTGATGGCCTCAGCGGTGGGGTATTGGATCCTGATAAATACTTGCCGGAATTCAACGACAAGCTGAAAAAAGCGGGAAGCGACAAGGTTATCGCTGAGAAGCAACGTCAAATTGATGAGTTCATGAAAAGCAAAAAATAA